Below is a genomic region from Triticum dicoccoides isolate Atlit2015 ecotype Zavitan chromosome 5A, WEW_v2.0, whole genome shotgun sequence.
ATGGGGCATGGGCAGTAGCGCCACCGTTCTTCATTTGTCGCCGTTGCCGTGAGCATTGCCAACGATCTCCCTTCATTGACGTCGCCGTGGGTAGCACCGCCGACCTCGCTTCATCGCCATGAGCATTAGATGTCATGTCTCGGAAGGGATCAAAGTCGATCTGCCCTGATGCAGGCGATCAAGAGATAATTTGGGAAAACGTCCTAGCCAATACATTAACCCTAAAACTCTAAGCTAACTTGATAAGAACGAAATGAGGTTATAATGCTGATGAGTCCAATTTGTCGTTGTTTTAAACCCTTTTTTGTGTCATAGTCTTAGGATTCATCGGGTTTTACCACGTTCGCGCACCCTTGTGTGTAACATGGCATTGAAGGTGGAGAAGAAGAATTTGCTTTTGGATTTAAGAAAACACGTTGTAAAAAAAAGTGATGGCAACCGTTAGAACGCATGAATCACAGTGGTACAAATTAAAATGTAAAGTTTGATTTCAGCTTCTGCTTGTGTTGTTGCTCGCTAACAAATACAGTATTTTGTCCCCCGCAAAAAAAATACAGTATTTTGCATTACCGATGATATATTTGGATTTCTTCCATGTTCCATGTCGCACTTCAGAAGAGAAAAAAAATGGTGATCGATTAAGCTCGATCGACCAAGTAGCGGCCAGCCATCAGCTGCAGCCGTTGGCGCCGAACCCGATCTTGTTGTTGGCGACGTCGTACACCACCGCGAGCGTCTTCTGCTGCGTGTTCCCGAGGATGCCGACGTCCGCGCCGTCGCCGTTGGGCGCGAACGCCAGGCACGCCTGCGCCACCTTCGCCACGTACAGCACCCCGCTGAAGTCGAGCCCCACGGCGGCGCCGCCGGCGAACACCAGCGCCACCGACGGTATGCGCACCGTCGTGTGCCCCGTGAAGTCGTAGCACGTGTCCAGGATGGACAGCGCGGGCGCCCGCTTGTACCCGTACCTGCCCATGGAGCGCGCGAACGCGGACCGGAGCCCCGCGTACGCGCGCGGCGGCAGGCGGGTGATCACCGTCCCCGAGTCGATCACCGTGCCGGCGGCCGCGAACACGATGGGAGAGACCCTGACCGTCCGCCCGGCGACCTTGACACCGACGAGGCCGACGTAGTAGAATGACGGCGTGTCGTGGCGGGTCTCCATCGCCGTGAATCGTGCGTTCGCCGGCGCCGGCCCGCCGAGGGACAGGTACCCCGCGGCGCTCGGCGACGACGGGAGGCAGTAGGAGAACCCCGCCCCGTACTTGGACGCCGCTTGGGACGACAGCGACACCTTCTCGCGGCCGAGCCCGACGAGCCCGTCGGCCCTGCCGAACAGCCCGGTGTCCCGTTCGCCGCACCCGAAGACGAACCCCGGGAGCGCGTCGGACGGCGTCAGCGTCAGCGTGTCGCGCGCCAGGGCGCCGTCGGTCTGCGACTGGTCGCCGTACACGACCTCGTACCGGCATTTCCTGTCGGGCGAGCAGCTCCGCGAGTCCAGCCCCTGGCACTCCGGCGCGGCGCATGGCACGGCGGAGTACGTCGAGGACCGCGCCGGGTCGAAGAGCGGGTCCTTCTGCTCGTAGCAGTCCGAGCACGGCGTGCACTGCACCCACGACAGGTCGCTGCCGGTGTCGAACACCACCGTCACGTCCCTGGCCGGGGTGCCGAGGCCCACGGACACGACGTAGTTGCCGGTGCCGAGGGAGATGCCCCGCTGCGCCGGCAGGGTCACGCCCTTCGCGCCACGGGCTTGTTCCAGCGCGGGCGACGCCGCCGCGGCGACCTTGCGGTGTATGGAGTCGACCCTGGCCTGGTCGTCGTTCAGGAGCTCGGCGTGGGGCGGCGGGGCGCTGCGAGCCTGCAGCGGCGAGCACGGGCCGTGCCGGTGCACGACGTGGAGGGCCGACCAGTTTGATGCCACTGCTGCAGGGCAGCAGAACCAAAATTAGCTACCGCTAGTGTACGACTCGACGCATACCGCAATCACATTTTGATTTTGACCGCTGTTTGCACTTGTCAGTGATCTGATAAAGTATGACGACAAAAATACTA
It encodes:
- the LOC119297503 gene encoding aspartyl protease family protein At5g10770-like, which gives rise to MASGALRRRRGAPFRVSVVLIATALVRLAASAAERTATSGPEPDWHVVSVAALLPPAACTASKAVASNWSALHVVHRHGPCSPLQARSAPPPHAELLNDDQARVDSIHRKVAAAASPALEQARGAKGVTLPAQRGISLGTGNYVVSVGLGTPARDVTVVFDTGSDLSWVQCTPCSDCYEQKDPLFDPARSSTYSAVPCAAPECQGLDSRSCSPDRKCRYEVVYGDQSQTDGALARDTLTLTPSDALPGFVFGCGERDTGLFGRADGLVGLGREKVSLSSQAASKYGAGFSYCLPSSPSAAGYLSLGGPAPANARFTAMETRHDTPSFYYVGLVGVKVAGRTVRVSPIVFAAAGTVIDSGTVITRLPPRAYAGLRSAFARSMGRYGYKRAPALSILDTCYDFTGHTTVRIPSVALVFAGGAAVGLDFSGVLYVAKVAQACLAFAPNGDGADVGILGNTQQKTLAVVYDVANNKIGFGANGCS